From Acidobacteriota bacterium, a single genomic window includes:
- the purD gene encoding phosphoribosylamine--glycine ligase, whose translation MKVIVIGSGGREHALCWKIRQSRIVEELFCSPGNAGIAEIADCPPLASSDPDAVADFVARQGIDLTVVGPELPLAQGLADRIAARGRAVFGPTMGAARLESSKAFAKEFMTRYGIPTARYEIFDDADQALRYVERADLPLVVKADGLAAGKGVVVAADRDQAREAVQKMMVQGAFGNAGRRVVIEECLTGREASFFAITDGVRVIPLVSSQDHKRVFDGDRGPNTGGMGAFSPAMHLDREATAFVLEKIVGPTIKGIAKEGHPYRGVLYVGLMLTEDGPKVLEYNCRFGDPETQVVIPRLASDLVPLLAAAAQGDLSGVRVEWRREAAVCVVMASAGYPGSYPKGRKITGLERFAGRSDILVFHAGTRTGPNGEIRTAGGRVLGVTALGRNLAEARARAYAAVGEIEFQGAHYRRDIAAAAIEPNSRNRAVEVP comes from the coding sequence ATGAAAGTCATCGTGATCGGAAGCGGCGGCCGCGAGCACGCCCTGTGCTGGAAGATCCGCCAGTCGCGGATCGTCGAGGAACTGTTCTGCAGCCCCGGCAACGCCGGCATCGCCGAGATCGCCGACTGCCCGCCGCTGGCCTCCTCCGATCCCGACGCCGTGGCCGACTTCGTCGCCCGGCAGGGAATCGACCTCACCGTCGTCGGCCCCGAGCTGCCGCTCGCGCAGGGTCTGGCCGATCGGATCGCCGCCCGGGGCCGGGCCGTGTTCGGGCCGACCATGGGAGCGGCGCGGCTCGAATCGAGCAAGGCTTTCGCCAAGGAGTTCATGACCCGGTACGGCATCCCCACCGCGCGATACGAGATCTTCGACGACGCGGACCAAGCGTTGCGGTATGTCGAGAGAGCCGACCTTCCGCTCGTGGTGAAAGCCGACGGGCTCGCCGCCGGGAAGGGGGTGGTCGTCGCCGCCGACCGCGACCAGGCGCGCGAGGCGGTCCAGAAGATGATGGTCCAGGGCGCGTTCGGAAACGCGGGCCGCCGTGTGGTGATCGAGGAGTGCCTGACCGGCCGCGAAGCCTCCTTCTTCGCCATCACCGACGGCGTCCGCGTGATCCCCCTCGTCTCCAGCCAGGACCACAAGCGGGTGTTCGACGGGGACCGCGGGCCGAACACGGGTGGGATGGGAGCTTTCTCCCCCGCCATGCATCTCGACCGGGAGGCCACCGCTTTCGTCCTCGAGAAGATCGTGGGACCGACCATCAAGGGAATCGCCAAGGAGGGGCACCCGTACCGGGGCGTCCTGTACGTGGGGCTGATGCTCACCGAGGACGGCCCGAAGGTGCTCGAGTACAACTGCCGCTTCGGCGATCCCGAAACCCAGGTCGTGATCCCGCGCCTCGCCTCGGATCTGGTCCCGCTCCTGGCCGCCGCGGCGCAGGGGGACCTGTCGGGAGTGCGGGTCGAGTGGCGCCGCGAGGCGGCGGTCTGCGTCGTCATGGCATCGGCCGGGTACCCCGGCAGCTACCCCAAGGGGCGGAAGATCACCGGCCTGGAACGCTTCGCCGGCCGCAGCGACATCCTGGTGTTCCATGCGGGCACGCGGACAGGCCCCAACGGCGAGATCCGAACCGCCGGCGGCCGCGTGCTGGGCGTCACGGCCCTCGGACGCAACCTCGCGGAGGCGCGCGCGAGGGCGTATGCGGCGGTCGGCGAGATCGAGTTCCAGGGGGCGCACTACCGGCGCGACATCGCTGCGGCCGCGATCGAGCCGAACTCCCGCAACCGCGCCGTGGAGGTCCCGTGA
- the purE gene encoding 5-(carboxyamino)imidazole ribonucleotide mutase, with the protein MGSASDVEAMAGAAAQLEAMGVGYEVEVTSAHRSPERTIRYVKEAEERGIRVFIVGAGMAAHLAGVVAAHTVRPVLGVPLAGRLLDGLDALLSTVQMPKGVPVATLGVGSHGAANAGLLACQILALEDEPLRRRLEAARRELSRAVESSSERAKRRLREILDGC; encoded by the coding sequence ATGGGCTCGGCCTCGGACGTCGAGGCCATGGCGGGGGCCGCCGCCCAACTGGAAGCGATGGGCGTGGGATACGAGGTGGAGGTCACCTCGGCACACCGCTCCCCGGAACGGACCATCCGTTACGTGAAGGAGGCCGAAGAACGGGGCATCCGGGTCTTCATCGTCGGAGCCGGGATGGCGGCCCACCTCGCCGGGGTCGTGGCCGCACACACCGTGCGGCCCGTGCTGGGCGTACCGCTGGCGGGCCGCCTGCTCGACGGGCTGGACGCCCTGCTGTCGACGGTTCAGATGCCGAAAGGGGTCCCCGTTGCTACCCTGGGGGTCGGATCCCACGGCGCGGCGAACGCCGGGCTGCTGGCGTGCCAGATCCTCGCTCTCGAGGACGAGCCGCTCAGGCGCCGGCTCGAAGCGGCGCGGCGCGAGCTGTCGCGCGCGGTCGAATCGAGCTCGGAGCGGGCGAAGCGCCGGCTGAGGGAGATCCTGGACGGCTGCTGA